TTGATAACGGAATTTCCCGTTTGAACTTGCAAAAAAATCTTGGTTCATTCAGTATGGAGTGAATTAAGGAAGAACATGTTTTCAGGCCTTGGAACACGAAACGCACACGAGAAAGAAATCGGGAATGGGGGGTTCACGCTTATAGAGTTGCTGGTAGTTATTGCTATCATAGCTATTCTCGCGGGCTTGTTACTCCCGGTATTGGCGCAGGCAAAAAGCAAAGGGCGAGAGATTACCTGCCTTAACAACGTAAAGCAGTTACAAGTAGCCTGGACTCTTTATATCACTGACAATAGTGACGCCTTGCCTGAGAACAAGTCTTCCGGGGCGGGGACATTGGGCGTGGGCGGACCTCCGGGCACATGGGTACTGGGAAACGCGAAATCCAGCGCGGTCATCACCAATTTACAAAGCGGCACGCTATATCCCTATACTCCCAACATCGGGGTTTATCATTGTCCTTCAGATTTATCCACGGTGGTTAATCCGGCTACGGGCGCCAATACGAGCGTGGCACGCATCCGCAGCTATGCGATGAGCGCTTTTCTGAATGGGCTGATCACCGCCGACCTTCCCGCCGTGGTCACAAAGTTTCAGCAGATCCGCCCGGATACGTCGCAGGTGTTTGTATTTCTTGATGAGAGTGAAGGCAGCATAGACGATGGGTATTTTTTTACTTATCGCAGCCCGAATAATTCGTGGGTGAATCTTCCGGCAAATCGGCATAATCAAGGCGGCAATTTTTCTTTTGCGGACGGCCATTGTGAATTATGGAAATGGCGTTATCCAAAAATTTTTATCAATATTGGGCAAACCGCCGCGAACCAGGCTGACATCATGGACTTGCGCCGGGTGCAGGCAGCTTTCGCGGATCCGCCATGATGACTCAATAAAGCTAACGCCTGGTTGATTCTGGTTGCGGCAAATCCTTGATGCGCTAACATCGCCATACTCCTTTTTGTGTCTAAAGGGACTAAATAATTTTATCATCAATATTTCATGATCACTTGTATTTTGGAGAGACGAATCGGACGCCGCTTATTAATTCCGGTTCTTTTTTTGGTGCTGACAATGCTTGCGGTTTCTGGAGAAGTTTCGCGGGGGCAGAATTGCGCGCCCATACCCAGCGGAATTGTTAGTTGGTGGTCGGCCGAAGGTGACGCGACAGATCGAATCGGCGGCGATACTGGCACATTGGGAGGC
The Verrucomicrobiia bacterium genome window above contains:
- a CDS encoding prepilin-type N-terminal cleavage/methylation domain-containing protein, encoding MVHSVWSELRKNMFSGLGTRNAHEKEIGNGGFTLIELLVVIAIIAILAGLLLPVLAQAKSKGREITCLNNVKQLQVAWTLYITDNSDALPENKSSGAGTLGVGGPPGTWVLGNAKSSAVITNLQSGTLYPYTPNIGVYHCPSDLSTVVNPATGANTSVARIRSYAMSAFLNGLITADLPAVVTKFQQIRPDTSQVFVFLDESEGSIDDGYFFTYRSPNNSWVNLPANRHNQGGNFSFADGHCELWKWRYPKIFINIGQTAANQADIMDLRRVQAAFADPP